One window of Globicephala melas chromosome 2, mGloMel1.2, whole genome shotgun sequence genomic DNA carries:
- the GPR68 gene encoding ovarian cancer G-protein coupled receptor 1 — MRGEAPPGPKMGNVTGDNGSLSCAIDHTIHQTLAPVVYVTVLVVGFPANCLSLYFGYLQIKARNELGVYLCNLTVADLFYICSLPFWLQYVLQHDNWSHGDLSCQLCGILLYENIYISVGFLCCISIDRYLAVAHPFRFHQFRTLKAAVGVSVLIWAKELLTSIYFLMHEEVVEDLDRHRVCFEHYPLEPRQRSINYYRFLVGFLFPICLLLASYRGILRAVRRSHGTQKSRKDQIQRLVLSTVVIFLACFLPYHALLLVRSLWESSCHFAKGIFNAYHFSLLLTSFNCVADPVLYCFVSETTHRDLARLRGTCLAFLTCASTGRAREAYPLGTPEAPGKSEEPNVLTKLHPALQTSQPPGAGGSPAGGLA; from the coding sequence ATGAGGGGTGAGGCCCCTCCAGGCCCAAAGATGGGGAACGTCACCGGAGACAACGGCTCGCTGAGCTGTGCCATTGACCACACCATCCACCAGACGCTGGCGCCGGTGGTCTATGTCACGGTGCTGGTGGTGGGCTTCCCAGCCAACTGCCTGTCCCTCTACTTCGGCTACCTGCAGATCAAGGCCCGGAATGAGCTGGGCGTGTACCTGTGCAACCTGACAGTGGCCGACCTCTTCTACATTTGCTCGCTCCCCTTCTGGCTGCAGTACGTGCTGCAGCACGACAACTGGTCCCACGGCGACCTGTCCTGCCAGCTGTGTGGCATCCTCCTGTACGAGAACATCTACATCAGCGTGGGCTTCCTCTGCTGCATCTCCATCGACCGCTACCTGGCCGTGGCCCATCCCTTCCGCTTCCATCAGTTCCGCACCCTGAAGGCCGCCGTGGGAGTCAGCGTGCTCATCTGGGCCAAAGAGCTGCTGACCAGCATCTACTTTCTCATGCACGAAGAGGTGGTGGAGGACCTGGACCGGCACCGCGTCTGCTTCGAGCACTACCCGCTCGAGCCCCGGCAGCGCAGCATCAACTACTACCGCTTCCTGGTGGGCTTCCTCTTCCCCATCTGCCTGCTACTGGCCTCGTACCGGGGCATCCTGCGGGCCGTGCGCCGCAGCCACGGCACCCAGAAGAGCCGCAAGGACCAGATCCAGCGGCTGGTGCTCAGCACCGTGGTCATCTTCCTGGCCTGCTTCCTGCCCTACCACGCGCTGCTGCTCGTGCGCAGCCTCTGGGAGTCCAGCTGCCACTTCGCCAAGGGCATCTTCAACGCCTACCACTTCTCCCTGCTCCTCACCAGCTTCAACTGCGTGGCCGACCCCGTGCTCTACTGCTTCGTCAGCGAGACCACGCACAGGGACCTGGCCCGCCTCCGTGGGACCTGCCTGGCCTTCCTCACCTGCGCCAGCACTGGCCGGGCCCGGGAGGCCTACCCATTGGGTACCCCCGAGGCCCCAGGGAAGAGCGAGGAGCCCAACGTGCTGACGAAGCTCCACCCGGCCTTACAGACCTCTCAGCCACCCGGAGCGGGAGGGTCCCCAGCGGGCGGACTGGCCTAG